One window of the Perca fluviatilis chromosome 5, GENO_Pfluv_1.0, whole genome shotgun sequence genome contains the following:
- the LOC120558562 gene encoding sodium/hydrogen exchanger 9B1-like, whose product MVIGMSLLFCILSLAALISLFGRMTCCKDSSCCNRNILYYEVILDEEENVLKEILTKAAKEQLTDAVKLKMGKPEWQKCYDVAIELIEQPTAAENQEHIPLEQRRPEDPRPEDPMLEEPEDRQPEDQRPEEPEDRRPEDRRPEDQRPEAARLLAEEQERREENPDSSDARL is encoded by the exons ATG GTTATCGGCATGTCTCTGCTCTTTTGTATCCTGTCCCTGGCTGCCTTGATATCATTATTTGGACGGATGACATGCTGTAAGGATTCAAGTTGTTGCAACAGAAATATTTTGTACTACGAAGTGATTTTGGATGAGGAGGaaaatgtgctgaaagagaTTTTGACAAAAGCAGCAAAAGAACAGTTGACTGACGCAGTCAAGTTGAAAATGGGTAAACCCGAGTGGCAGAAATGTTATGATGTTGCTATAGAACTGATTGAACAACCCACTGCAGCCGAAAACCAG GAGCACATTCCTCTTGAACAACGGAGGCCAGAGGATCCGAGGCCAGAGGATCCGATGCTAGAGGAACCAGAGGATCGGCAGCCAGAGGATCAGAGGCCAGAGGAACCAGAGGATCGTAGGCCAGAGGATCGTAGGCCAGAGGATCAGAGGCCAGAG GCGGCTCGTCTTTTGGCggaggagcaggagagaagggaggagaATCCAGATTCATCCGACGCTCGCCTATAA
- the LOC120558559 gene encoding uncharacterized protein LOC120558559, producing the protein MENRRIHLACGRFCPYIAVIAVFILFGINFECTRKPQVFDCNVYQALPFFIVFLLILWTDSSFQSVCRLLCSGVPRGTHTHTYSFWGSFFYHIIKAAFIGLLWVVVVLINGNWYVCCQNDGSEQQRQLACKAVGTITEEERVTIAELKNKSRVIGSFLLFVIVCVPALMASLGWRKCSRRKQFEKLMLEEEEKVLKEVLRKSAREHLSRAIEDRVRRSRWEECSDVAADLITSEEIFPEHEERHPPRET; encoded by the exons ATGGAGAACAGACGTATACATTTGGCTTGTGGACGTTTCTGCCCCTACATCGCAGTCATCGCCGTTTTCATCCTGTTTGGCATCAACTTCGAATGCACCCGCAAACCACAAGTCTTTGACTGCAACGTGTACCAGGCTCTACCATTTTTCATAGTTTTCCTGTTGATTCTGTGGACAGACAGCTCGTTTCAGAGCGTCTGCAGACTCCTGTGCTCAGGTGTGCCCCGaggcacacacacccacacctacAGTTTTTGGGGTTCTTTCTTCTATCACATTATCAAGGCAGCGTTCATCGGCCTGCTGTGGGTTGTTGTGGTTTTGATCAACGGAAACTGGTACGTCTGCTGTCAGAACGATGGCTCTGAACAACAGAGACAGTTGGCCTGCAAAGCCGTGGGGACGATCACTGAAGAGGAACGAGTGACCATCGCTGAACTGAAGAACAAGTCCAGG GTTATTGGCTCCTTTCTGCTCTTTGTTATCGTTTGTGTGCCAGCCCTGATGGCGTCTCTCGGATGGAGGAAATGTTCCAGAAGGAAACAGTTTGAGAAACTGATgttagaggaggaggaaaaggtgCTGAAGGAGGTTCTGAGGAAATCAGCCAGAGAGCACCTGAGCAGAGCGATTGAGGACAGAGTACGCAGGAGCCGATGGGAGGAGTGTTCTGATGTGGCTGCAGATCTGATCACATCTGAAGAGATCTTTCCTGAACACGAGGAGCGACATCCTCCACGGGAGACATGA